The segment AACTCCAGGCCTCGGCGGGGGCTCTCGTGATTGAACAAGATCCCCGAGCTGGCGAAGAGGTTGTAGCTCTCGCGATAGTTGACGGTGATGTGATGCCCGTACGCCTTGGCGACGCCATAGGGGCTGCGCGGATAGAAGGGAGTCGTTTCCTTCTGCGGCGTCTCGAGGACCTTGCCGAACATCTCGCTGGACGAGGCCTGGTAGAAGCGGATCGGGTTGTCCTTGCCGCCGACGACGCGGATCGCCTCCAGCATGCGCAGCACGCCGAGGCCGCTGACGTTCGCGGTCAGCTCCGCCTGCTTGAACGAGAGCGCGACGAAGGAGATGGCGCCGAGGTTGTAGACCTCGTCCGGCTGGCTGTACTCGACCGCGGCGATCAGCGAAGACATATCCTGCAAGTCGCCCTCGATCTGGTCGACGTAGCTCAGTTCCTCGCGCACGGCGTTGCCGCGGGGATTGTTTTGCCCCGTGACGAGGCCGAAGACCTCGTAGCCCTTCTCGTGCAGGAACTCGGCCAGGTAGCGGCCGTCCTGGCCCGTGATTCCCGTGATCAGCGCTCTCGGCACGCGGGCTGCTCCCGTACGGCTTGCAACGCGGCACACCGCGCCGGGCGGCGTTTCCCGGCTCACCGTATAGAGAACGCTGCTTAGCCTCAAGGCGTTGCACGATTTCGCGGCCGCGCAGCAGCAATGTAAGCCGGGCGGCGTGGTCTGGCCACGCCGCCCGGCTCCAGGCCGCTCCATCGGCTGTCCGCCCGCTACGTCGAGAGTAACCGTTCGAAGAAGGTGCGGTAGCGGCGCAAGGCAACACGCAACTCCTCCGTGGAAACGTCGCCGCCGCGGTCCCACTGCTGCTCAAGCCTGGCGCGCTCCTGCGCGAAGGTTTCTGCCAGTTGCTTGATCGCCTCGGCCACCAGGCCGTCGGCCTGTTGCACCGCCTTGCGCGGCTCATCCACGAAGCTCACCTGCACATCCGTCCAGCGCCGGCGCAGCTCACCGGTGAAGCGGTCGTCCAGCAGCCGCCCCTGCTGATCCAGCTCGCCGCCCGCGGGCATCTGTGACGCTTGCCCAACCGAGGCGCCGTCGCCCGCCATGCCCGGCTGGCGCGGCTGCGCGGTGGTCGTCGGCGTCTTGGCCTCGCGCCGTTCGGCGGCCGCGGCCATGTCGGCGGTGCTCAGGTTGGGATCGTTGCTGTTCTCAGCCATCGGTTCCCCCCATCGGTTCCGTCTGCGTATCTCGCATCTGTCCGCACTCCCATGGTTGGGCGCTACGCTGCGAGCAGGTCATCGAACAGCGAGCGGTAGTGCACCATCGCCTGGCGCAGATCCTCCGTCGTCGCCTCGCCGCGTTCGTTGCGCTCGGAGATGGCGTGCGCCTGGCGGTAGTCACGCACCACGTTGGCGTGATCCACGGAGACATCGGCGGCGCGCTGATCGAAGTCGCCGACGGGATAGCCGCGCGCCGTCATCGCCTGCTGCACGAGCCGGTCGGCCTCGGCGATCGCGTGGCCGGGCTCGTCCACGAAGTGCGCCTGCGTCGCGTGCCATTCGTCCGCAAAGCGCCGGCGGTCGTTCGCTTCCAGCGGGTGGATCTGTAATCCTTCCACGCGCTGCCGCCGCGCCTGCAATTCGTCCTCGGCGCGGCGACGGTCGCCGTAGGCGTTCACCGTGCGGTCGTATTCGGGGCCAAAGCCCTCGCGCAGCTCGCTGGTCTGACGCCTGCGCAGCGCCAGGCTGACGATCGCGGCGATCACGATCAACACGGCCACCACGATCGCGACAATGATCACGATCCAAAGCCAGACTGGCATCATCTCCCTCCGCGTCACCGTGCGGCCGCGGCGCCATCGGCCCGCGCCCGCCGGCTCTCGCTTCAACATCCCGCCGGAATCCCGGCGCGACATCCCTCCCTGGGACAGGTCGCTCCTACGCCAAACGAACGTCGCGGTCGGCGCCGGCCACCTGTCCGGGCCATTCCGCCATTCCGCCATTCCGCCATTCCGCCATTCCGATGAGGGGAGATCCAACGGGCCGCCGGTAAACGTAGTGGGTGCAAGACCCCGGGCATGCCGCCGTGGCGGCGATCGTCTCGTCGCTGGACGAGATCTTGCTGCGGGGCCGGTTGAGGCATCACCCGCGAGGCCGTTGTCCGAACAACGGCGCGTGTGAGCAACGCGAAAGGAGTACCTGTGATGTGCATCCGTGGCAGGGTGCCAGGTCGAATCGCGGTAACCGGGTTGCTCGCGGCAGTGCTTGTCCTGGCCAGCGCCGCGAGCGTTCCTGGCCGCTCGGCGTCGGCCGCCACGATGTGGCAGGCGCTCACTGGCGCACAGAGCGGCGATCATGCGATCCAGGCGCTGGCCTTCCTGCCCAACGAGCTCACCGTCGATGCCGGCGACAGCATCACCTGGACGTTTCCCACGGACGAGGTGCACACCGTCACCTTCGCCTTCGCCAACTCCGGCGTGCTCCTCGGCGGGCAGCAGTTCACCGTCGCGTTCGCCACGCCGGGCACATTCGCCTTCCGCTGCCTGATCCACAGCCACATGACCGGCACCGTGCACGTCCAGGCGGCGGGCGCTCCCTATCCGCACGACCAGACCTTCTACACCCAGGAGGGGCAGCAGCAAGGCCAGGCGCTGCTGGTGGACGGACACACGGATCGGGCGCAGCAGCAGCAGGCGGCGGCCGCCGGGCCCGGCCACCAGGCGGCGACCGTGGGCGCGGGTGAGATCAGCAGCACCAGCGGCGGGCAGCAGTCGTTCCTGATCGCGCGCTTCCTTCCCGGAACGCTGGAGGTGAAGGCGGGCGACACCGTGACCTGGACGGCGCTGGACCCGGCGACGCCGCACACCGTCACCTTCGGCGCCTTGCCTGTTCCCTTCACGAACCCCAACCCGATCAATCTCAGCGGTCCCGGCGAGCAGACCACGCTGAGCACGCCGTACCCGCAGTTGCTCAGCGGAACGACGGTCAGCTCCGGCTTCCTGGGCGCGTTCCCGGGCACGCAGGGCACCACCTTCCAGGTGACGTTCACGGCGCCCGGCACCTACCGCTACTACTGCGAGCTGCACCACGATCTGGGCATGACCGGCACGGTTATCGTGCACTGACGCGGCCTCACCCCCCGGCCCCCTCTCCAGGTCTTTCCATCGCGCGGAGCGCGATCTCAGATGGAGAGGGGA is part of the Dehalococcoidia bacterium genome and harbors:
- a CDS encoding GDP-mannose 4,6-dehydratase; this translates as MPRALITGITGQDGRYLAEFLHEKGYEVFGLVTGQNNPRGNAVREELSYVDQIEGDLQDMSSLIAAVEYSQPDEVYNLGAISFVALSFKQAELTANVSGLGVLRMLEAIRVVGGKDNPIRFYQASSSEMFGKVLETPQKETTPFYPRSPYGVAKAYGHHITVNYRESYNLFASSGILFNHESPRRGLE
- a CDS encoding plastocyanin/azurin family copper-binding protein gives rise to the protein MCIRGRVPGRIAVTGLLAAVLVLASAASVPGRSASAATMWQALTGAQSGDHAIQALAFLPNELTVDAGDSITWTFPTDEVHTVTFAFANSGVLLGGQQFTVAFATPGTFAFRCLIHSHMTGTVHVQAAGAPYPHDQTFYTQEGQQQGQALLVDGHTDRAQQQQAAAAGPGHQAATVGAGEISSTSGGQQSFLIARFLPGTLEVKAGDTVTWTALDPATPHTVTFGALPVPFTNPNPINLSGPGEQTTLSTPYPQLLSGTTVSSGFLGAFPGTQGTTFQVTFTAPGTYRYYCELHHDLGMTGTVIVH